A single Hemiscyllium ocellatum isolate sHemOce1 chromosome 18, sHemOce1.pat.X.cur, whole genome shotgun sequence DNA region contains:
- the zgc:153993 gene encoding apoptosis regulator BAX, with product MASSRRREESENGAAASDSVNRSLDRQSGALVRRFVLETILEEDPQCQLSPEDLGGTKSEIDDPNVKEICKSLKKIGDELNRNMELQHLIETVPLDNIREVLCKVAEGILVSDGLNWGRIVTFLYFAGRLVSKALKNLRAMIQPIINWSLDLIRTRVIPWIEQQGGWETIYSYIGTSTYQTLAVFSAGLITGILAIMKLT from the exons ATGGCGAGCTCCAGGCGCAGGGAAGAATCTGAAAACGGAGCCGCTGCTTCTG ATTCAGTGAACAGGAGCCTGGACAGGCAATCTGGAGCTCTCGTGCGGAG GTTTGTCCTGGAGACGATCCTCGAAGAAGATCCGCAATGCCAACTCAGTCCTGAGGATCTTGGTGGCACTAAAAGTGAGATTGATGACCCTAACGTCAAGGAGATATGCAAGAGTTTGAAGAAAATTGGAGATGAGCTGAACAGAAATATGGAATTACAACA TCTGATTGAAACGGTACCTCTCGACAATATCCGCGAAGTTCTGTGCAAAGTGGCTGAAGGGATTTTAGTTTCTGATGGTTTGAACTGGGGGCGAATTGTAACTTTCCTGTATTTTGCTGGCAGACTTGTATCTAAG GCATTGAAAAATTTGAGGGCAATGATTCAACCAATCATTAATTGGTCTTTGGATTTGATTCGAACCCGTGTAATTCCATGGATTGAACAACAAGGTGGATGG gaGACTATCTATTCTTACATTGGAACATCGACCTATCAGACGTTGGCAGTCTTTTCGGCTGGTCTTATTACTGGCATTTTAGCAATAATGAAATTGACCTAA